A single region of the Gasterosteus aculeatus chromosome 1, fGasAcu3.hap1.1, whole genome shotgun sequence genome encodes:
- the LOC120828853 gene encoding uncharacterized protein LOC120828853 isoform X12 — MESKTPSKGPVGAGACGLQPLPEVAEPEDLSNVEGSKCQPGHPAGTKDAKEVHSLDSSPSSSESEDEGLCKKDKKKKKLKKKTKKKKKKDSSSSSSSSSSSSSSSSSSSSSSSSSSSSESDSEDDKKKKKKKQKKDEGQKECVWDDVIICSPGGQMEQPGAEGAEGVKMSQDCNSSDGEDDKKKKKKKKKKKKKKKQDKKKKKKKKDSSSSSSDCSCSDCEDEKKKKKKKKKKKKKKRKKKKKDSSSSSSDSSSSSSDSEDDKKKKDKKKKKKKKKKDKKKDSSCSSSSSSSDSDKDEKKKKNKNKKKKKKKKKKNDKEKKNKKHDEEQNELCGEAAPPASGECFSAGGETPGPSADGEKKKDDSADKVKKEPKEKEKCGAKAFADAIEEGHLSDDEGEGENHKKKKKKKKMLKKKKEKGSGSSSDNDDDDEEDKKKKKKKKKDSSSSSSSSDSCSSDSDEDKKKKKKKKKKKKDSGSCSSSSSSDSEEDKKKKKKKKKKKKKKKKKKMKDKDSSSSSCSDSEEDKKKKKKKKKTKKKKKDKDSSSSSCSDSEEDKKKKKKKKTKKKKDKDSSSSSCSDSEEDKKKKKKKKTKKKKDKDSSSPSCSDTEEDKKKKKKKKKKSSCAESDDDKKKKKKKKDKKKKKKKKDCSSGSSSDSSDNDKKKKKKKRKDKKKKKDKEKDSDSSTSGDDKKKKKDKKKKKKDKKKDSKSSSSCPSDGSDKENKKDKKKKRSGSSGSETDNKKKRECSDGERGGEDPGAGRAGLPAPGGSCSTPAAAPAVPYVSLPSKPVVKMDPLRPSTVCRPSAPVSSAPASSAPVSSAPASSAPVSSAPASSVPVSSAPASSAPVSSAPASSAPVCSAPASSVPGSYVPGSFVAGSYVPGSYVPGSSSVGDKAPNRRPPSPMEALMGSPRRYGSSHLSSSDLLKGPKPYQ; from the exons ATGGAGAGCAAGACTCCGTCCAAAG GTCCTGTCGGAGCAGGTGCCTGTGGTCTGCAGCCCCTTCCTGAGGTAGCCGAGCCCGAAGACCTGAGCAATGTGGAGGGCAGCAAGTGCCAACCCGGACACCCTGCAGGGACAAAAGATGCAAAG GAGGTGCACTCATTGGACAGCTCTCCGTCTTCCTCGGAGAGCGAGGACGAGGGTCTCTGCaagaaagacaagaagaagaaaaagctgaaaaagaaaacaaagaagaagaagaagaag GATTCCagctcatcctcttcctcctcctcctcctcctcctcctcctcctcctcctcctcctcctcctcctcctccagtagCTCTTCAGAGAGTGACAGCGAG gatgacaagaagaagaagaagaaaaagcagaagaagGACGAAGGGCAGAAAGAGTGTGTTTGGGACGATGTTATCATATGTA GTCCTGGTGGCCAGATGGAGCAGCCGGGTGCAGAAGGTGCAGAAGGTGTGAAGATGAGCCAG GATTGTAACTCCTCAGATGGTGAAgatgacaagaagaagaagaagaagaagaagaagaagaagaagaagaagaagcaggacaagaagaagaagaaaaagaagaag GATtcgtcttcttcctcatctGACTGTTCCTGCTCCGACTG CGAGgacgaaaagaagaagaagaagaagaagaagaagaagaagaagaagaagaggaagaagaagaagaag GACtcaagctcctcttcctcagacaGCTCTTCATCATCCTCTGACAGCGAGgatgacaagaagaaaaaggacaagaagaagaagaagaagaagaaaaagaaagacaagaaaaag GATTCCAGCTGctcgtcttcatcttcatcttctgacAGTGATaaagatgagaagaaaaagaagaacaagaacaagaagaagaagaagaagaagaagaagaagaatgacaaggaaaagaagaacaagaaacac GATGAAGAGCAGAATGAGCTCTGCGGtgaagctgctcctccagcttctggtgAGTGTTTTTCTGCAGGTGGTGAGACTCCGGGACCAAgtgctgatggagagaaaaagaaagacgatTCTGCCGACAAG GTCAAGAAAGAGcctaaagaaaaagaaaaat GTGGAGCAAAGGCCTTCGCTGACGCTATTGAGGAAGGCCACCTGAGTGACGacgagggagaaggagagaaccacaagaagaagaagaagaagaagaagatgctgaagaagaagaaggagaag GGTTCCGGCTCATCATCAgacaatgatgatgacgacgaagaagacaagaagaagaaaaagaagaagaagaag gactcctccagctcctcctcttcgtctgaTAGTTGCTCCTCAGATAGTGatgaggacaagaagaagaagaagaagaagaagaagaagaagaag GATTCTGGATCCTGCTCgtcttcttcatcctctgatAGCGaagaggacaagaagaagaagaagaagaagaagaagaagaagaagaagaaaaagaagaagaagatgaaggatAAG gactcctcctcttcttcatgctCGGATAGTGaagaggacaagaagaagaagaagaagaagaagaagacgaagaagaagaagaaggataaG gactcctcctcttcttcatgctCTGATAGTGaagaggacaagaagaagaagaagaagaagaagacgaagaagaagaaggataaG gactcctcctcttcttcatgctCTGATAGTGaagaggacaagaagaagaagaagaagaagaagacgaagaagaagaaggataaG GACTCGTCCTCTCCTTCATGCTCTGATACTGaagaggacaagaagaagaagaagaagaagaagaag AAGTCCTCTTGCGCTGAGAGTGATGACGACAAG aagaagaagaagaagaagaaagataagaagaagaagaagaaaaagaag gATTGTTCCTCTGGATCGTCCAGTGATTCGAGTGATaatgacaagaagaagaagaagaagaaaaggaaagataagaagaaaaagaaagacaaggagAAG GACTCCGATTCTTCTACCAGTGGTgatgacaaaaagaagaagaaagacaagaagaagaaaaagaaggacaaAAAGAAG GACTCAAAGTCCAGTTCATCGTGTCCATCTGACGGCAGTGACAAGGAGAATaaaaaggacaagaagaagaag AGGTCTGGTTCATCAGGAAGTGAAACTGACAATAAGAAAAAGAGG GAATGCTCTGATGGCGAGCGAGGCGGCGAAGATCCCGGTGCCGGTCGGGCCGGACTTCCAGCTCCCGGTGGCAGCTGCTctacgcctgctgctgctcccgccGTCCCCTACGTGTCCCTCCCCTCCAAACCTGTTGTGAAGATGGATCCTCTGCGTCCTTCAACTGTCTGCCGGCCCTCTGCCCCTGTCTCCTCTGCCCCCGCCTCTTCTGCCCCTGTCTCCTCTGCGCCCGCCTCTTCTGCCCCTGTCTCCTCTGCGCCCGCCTCTTCTGTCCCTGTCTCCTCTGCGCCCGCCTCTTCTGCCCCTGTCTCCTCTGCGCCCGCCTCTTCTGCCCCTGTCTGCTCTGCCCCCGCCTCTTCTGTCCCTGGGTCCTATGTCCCTGGGTCCTTTGTCGCTGGCTCCTATGTCCCTGGGTCCTATGTCCCCGGCTCCTCGAGTGTTGGAGATAAGGCCCCCAATCGTAGGCCTCCCAGCCCCATGGAGGCCCTGATGGGGAGCCCGAGGCGGTACGGCTCCTCCCATCTCAGCTCAAGCGACCTATTGAAAGGCCCCAAGCCTTATCAATGA
- the LOC120828853 gene encoding uncharacterized protein LOC120828853 isoform X13 produces the protein MESKTPSKGPVGAGACGLQPLPEVAEPEDLSNVEGSKCQPGHPAGTKDAKEVHSLDSSPSSSESEDEGLCKKDKKKKKLKKKTKKKKKKDSSSSSSSSSSSSSSSSSSSSSSSSSSSSESDSEDDKKKKKKKQKKDEGQKECVWDDVIICSPGGQMEQPGAEGAEGVKMSQDCNSSDGEDDKKKKKKKKKKKKKKKQDKKKKKKKKDSSSSSSDCSCSDCEDEKKKKKKKKKKKKKKRKKKDSSSSSSDSSSSSSDSEDDKKKKDKKKKKKKKKKDKKKDSSCSSSSSSSDSDKDEKKKKNKNKKKKKKKKKKNDKEKKNKKHDEEQNELCGEAAPPASGECFSAGGETPGPSADGEKKKDDSADKVKKEPKEKEKCGAKAFADAIEEGHLSDDEGEGENHKKKKKKKKMLKKKKEKGSGSSSDNDDDDEEDKKKKKKKKKDSSSSSSSSDSCSSDSDEDKKKKKKKKKKKKDSGSCSSSSSSDSEEDKKKKKKKKKKKKKKKKKKMKDKDSSSSSCSDSEEDKKKKKKKKKTKKKKKDKDSSSSSCSDSEEDKKKKKKKKTKKKKDKDSSSSSCSDSEEDKKKKKKKKTKKKKDKDSSSPSCSDTEEDKKKKKKKKKKSSCAESDDDKKKKKKKKDKKKKKKKKDCSSGSSSDSSDNDKKKKKKKRKDKKKKKDKEKDSDSSTSGDDKKKKKDKKKKKKDKKKDSKSSSSCPSDGSDKENKKDKKKKRSGSSGSETDNKKKRECSDGERGGEDPGAGRAGLPAPGGSCSTPAAAPAVPYVSLPSKPVVKMDPLRPSTVCRPSAPVSSAPASSAPVSSAPASSAPVSSAPASSVPVSSAPASSAPVSSAPASSAPVCSAPASSVPGSYVPGSFVAGSYVPGSYVPGSSSVGDKAPNRRPPSPMEALMGSPRRYGSSHLSSSDLLKGPKPYQ, from the exons ATGGAGAGCAAGACTCCGTCCAAAG GTCCTGTCGGAGCAGGTGCCTGTGGTCTGCAGCCCCTTCCTGAGGTAGCCGAGCCCGAAGACCTGAGCAATGTGGAGGGCAGCAAGTGCCAACCCGGACACCCTGCAGGGACAAAAGATGCAAAG GAGGTGCACTCATTGGACAGCTCTCCGTCTTCCTCGGAGAGCGAGGACGAGGGTCTCTGCaagaaagacaagaagaagaaaaagctgaaaaagaaaacaaagaagaagaagaagaag GATTCCagctcatcctcttcctcctcctcctcctcctcctcctcctcctcctcctcctcctcctcctcctcctccagtagCTCTTCAGAGAGTGACAGCGAG gatgacaagaagaagaagaagaaaaagcagaagaagGACGAAGGGCAGAAAGAGTGTGTTTGGGACGATGTTATCATATGTA GTCCTGGTGGCCAGATGGAGCAGCCGGGTGCAGAAGGTGCAGAAGGTGTGAAGATGAGCCAG GATTGTAACTCCTCAGATGGTGAAgatgacaagaagaagaagaagaagaagaagaagaagaagaagaagaagaagcaggacaagaagaagaagaaaaagaagaag GATtcgtcttcttcctcatctGACTGTTCCTGCTCCGACTG CGAGgacgaaaagaagaagaagaagaagaagaagaagaagaagaagaagaagaggaagaagaag GACtcaagctcctcttcctcagacaGCTCTTCATCATCCTCTGACAGCGAGgatgacaagaagaaaaaggacaagaagaagaagaagaagaagaaaaagaaagacaagaaaaag GATTCCAGCTGctcgtcttcatcttcatcttctgacAGTGATaaagatgagaagaaaaagaagaacaagaacaagaagaagaagaagaagaagaagaagaagaatgacaaggaaaagaagaacaagaaacac GATGAAGAGCAGAATGAGCTCTGCGGtgaagctgctcctccagcttctggtgAGTGTTTTTCTGCAGGTGGTGAGACTCCGGGACCAAgtgctgatggagagaaaaagaaagacgatTCTGCCGACAAG GTCAAGAAAGAGcctaaagaaaaagaaaaat GTGGAGCAAAGGCCTTCGCTGACGCTATTGAGGAAGGCCACCTGAGTGACGacgagggagaaggagagaaccacaagaagaagaagaagaagaagaagatgctgaagaagaagaaggagaag GGTTCCGGCTCATCATCAgacaatgatgatgacgacgaagaagacaagaagaagaaaaagaagaagaagaag gactcctccagctcctcctcttcgtctgaTAGTTGCTCCTCAGATAGTGatgaggacaagaagaagaagaagaagaagaagaagaagaagaag GATTCTGGATCCTGCTCgtcttcttcatcctctgatAGCGaagaggacaagaagaagaagaagaagaagaagaagaagaagaagaagaaaaagaagaagaagatgaaggatAAG gactcctcctcttcttcatgctCGGATAGTGaagaggacaagaagaagaagaagaagaagaagaagacgaagaagaagaagaaggataaG gactcctcctcttcttcatgctCTGATAGTGaagaggacaagaagaagaagaagaagaagaagacgaagaagaagaaggataaG gactcctcctcttcttcatgctCTGATAGTGaagaggacaagaagaagaagaagaagaagaagacgaagaagaagaaggataaG GACTCGTCCTCTCCTTCATGCTCTGATACTGaagaggacaagaagaagaagaagaagaagaagaag AAGTCCTCTTGCGCTGAGAGTGATGACGACAAG aagaagaagaagaagaagaaagataagaagaagaagaagaaaaagaag gATTGTTCCTCTGGATCGTCCAGTGATTCGAGTGATaatgacaagaagaagaagaagaagaaaaggaaagataagaagaaaaagaaagacaaggagAAG GACTCCGATTCTTCTACCAGTGGTgatgacaaaaagaagaagaaagacaagaagaagaaaaagaaggacaaAAAGAAG GACTCAAAGTCCAGTTCATCGTGTCCATCTGACGGCAGTGACAAGGAGAATaaaaaggacaagaagaagaag AGGTCTGGTTCATCAGGAAGTGAAACTGACAATAAGAAAAAGAGG GAATGCTCTGATGGCGAGCGAGGCGGCGAAGATCCCGGTGCCGGTCGGGCCGGACTTCCAGCTCCCGGTGGCAGCTGCTctacgcctgctgctgctcccgccGTCCCCTACGTGTCCCTCCCCTCCAAACCTGTTGTGAAGATGGATCCTCTGCGTCCTTCAACTGTCTGCCGGCCCTCTGCCCCTGTCTCCTCTGCCCCCGCCTCTTCTGCCCCTGTCTCCTCTGCGCCCGCCTCTTCTGCCCCTGTCTCCTCTGCGCCCGCCTCTTCTGTCCCTGTCTCCTCTGCGCCCGCCTCTTCTGCCCCTGTCTCCTCTGCGCCCGCCTCTTCTGCCCCTGTCTGCTCTGCCCCCGCCTCTTCTGTCCCTGGGTCCTATGTCCCTGGGTCCTTTGTCGCTGGCTCCTATGTCCCTGGGTCCTATGTCCCCGGCTCCTCGAGTGTTGGAGATAAGGCCCCCAATCGTAGGCCTCCCAGCCCCATGGAGGCCCTGATGGGGAGCCCGAGGCGGTACGGCTCCTCCCATCTCAGCTCAAGCGACCTATTGAAAGGCCCCAAGCCTTATCAATGA
- the LOC120828853 gene encoding uncharacterized protein LOC120828853 isoform X46, whose translation MESKTPSKGPVGAGACGLQPLPEVAEPEDLSNVEGSKCQPGHPAGTKDAKEVHSLDSSPSSSESEDEGLCKKDKKKKKLKKKTKKKKKKDSSSSSSSSSSSSSSSSSSSSSSSSSSSSESDSEDDKKKKKKKQKKDEGQKECVWDDVIICSPGGQMEQPGAEGAEGVKMSQDCNSSDGEDDKKKKKKKKKKKKKKKQDKKKKKKKKDSSSSSSDCSCSDCSCSDCSCSDCEDEKKKKKKKKKKKKKKRKKKKKDSSSSSSDSSSSSSDSEDDKKKKDKKKKKKKKKKDKKKDSSCSSSSSSSDSDKDEKKKKNKNKKKKKKKKKKNDKEKKNKKHDEEQNELCGEAAPPASGECFSAGGETPGPSADGEKKKDDSADKVKKEPKEKEKCGAKAFADAIEEGHLSDDEGEGENHKKKKKKKKMLKKKKEKGSGSSSDNDDDDEEDKKKKKKKKKDSSSSSSSSDSCSSDSDEDKKKKKKKKKKKKSSCAESDDDKKKKKKDKKKKKKKKDCSSGSSSDSSDNDKKKKKKKRKDKKKKKDKEKDSDSSTSGDDKKKKKDKKKKKKDKKKDSKSSSSCPSDGSDKENKKDKKKKRSGSSGSETDNKKKRECSDGERGGEDPGAGRAGLPAPGGSCSTPAAAPAVPYVSLPSKPVVKMDPLRPSTVCRPSAPVSSAPASSAPVSSAPASSAPVSSAPASSVPVSSAPASSAPVSSAPASSAPVCSAPASSVPGSYVPGSFVAGSYVPGSYVPGSSSVGDKAPNRRPPSPMEALMGSPRRYGSSHLSSSDLLKGPKPYQ comes from the exons ATGGAGAGCAAGACTCCGTCCAAAG GTCCTGTCGGAGCAGGTGCCTGTGGTCTGCAGCCCCTTCCTGAGGTAGCCGAGCCCGAAGACCTGAGCAATGTGGAGGGCAGCAAGTGCCAACCCGGACACCCTGCAGGGACAAAAGATGCAAAG GAGGTGCACTCATTGGACAGCTCTCCGTCTTCCTCGGAGAGCGAGGACGAGGGTCTCTGCaagaaagacaagaagaagaaaaagctgaaaaagaaaacaaagaagaagaagaagaag GATTCCagctcatcctcttcctcctcctcctcctcctcctcctcctcctcctcctcctcctcctcctcctcctccagtagCTCTTCAGAGAGTGACAGCGAG gatgacaagaagaagaagaagaaaaagcagaagaagGACGAAGGGCAGAAAGAGTGTGTTTGGGACGATGTTATCATATGTA GTCCTGGTGGCCAGATGGAGCAGCCGGGTGCAGAAGGTGCAGAAGGTGTGAAGATGAGCCAG GATTGTAACTCCTCAGATGGTGAAgatgacaagaagaagaagaagaagaagaagaagaagaagaagaagaagaagcaggacaagaagaagaagaaaaagaagaag GATtcgtcttcttcctcatctGACTGTTCCTGCTCCGACTGTTCCTGCTCCGACTGTTCCTGCTCCGACTGCGAGgacgaaaagaagaagaagaagaagaagaagaagaagaagaagaagaagaggaagaagaagaagaag GACtcaagctcctcttcctcagacaGCTCTTCATCATCCTCTGACAGCGAGgatgacaagaagaaaaaggacaagaagaagaagaagaagaagaaaaagaaagacaagaaaaag GATTCCAGCTGctcgtcttcatcttcatcttctgacAGTGATaaagatgagaagaaaaagaagaacaagaacaagaagaagaagaagaagaagaagaagaagaatgacaaggaaaagaagaacaagaaacac GATGAAGAGCAGAATGAGCTCTGCGGtgaagctgctcctccagcttctggtgAGTGTTTTTCTGCAGGTGGTGAGACTCCGGGACCAAgtgctgatggagagaaaaagaaagacgatTCTGCCGACAAG GTCAAGAAAGAGcctaaagaaaaagaaaaat GTGGAGCAAAGGCCTTCGCTGACGCTATTGAGGAAGGCCACCTGAGTGACGacgagggagaaggagagaaccacaagaagaagaagaagaagaagaagatgctgaagaagaagaaggagaag GGTTCCGGCTCATCATCAgacaatgatgatgacgacgaagaagacaagaagaagaaaaagaagaagaagaag gactcctccagctcctcctcttcgtctgaTAGTTGCTCCTCAGATAGTGatgaggacaagaagaagaagaagaagaagaagaagaagaagaag TCCTCTTGCGCTGAGAGTGATGACGACAAG aagaagaagaagaaagataagaagaagaagaagaaaaagaag gATTGTTCCTCTGGATCGTCCAGTGATTCGAGTGATaatgacaagaagaagaagaagaagaaaaggaaagataagaagaaaaagaaagacaaggagAAG GACTCCGATTCTTCTACCAGTGGTgatgacaaaaagaagaagaaagacaagaagaagaaaaagaaggacaaAAAGAAG GACTCAAAGTCCAGTTCATCGTGTCCATCTGACGGCAGTGACAAGGAGAATaaaaaggacaagaagaagaag AGGTCTGGTTCATCAGGAAGTGAAACTGACAATAAGAAAAAGAGG GAATGCTCTGATGGCGAGCGAGGCGGCGAAGATCCCGGTGCCGGTCGGGCCGGACTTCCAGCTCCCGGTGGCAGCTGCTctacgcctgctgctgctcccgccGTCCCCTACGTGTCCCTCCCCTCCAAACCTGTTGTGAAGATGGATCCTCTGCGTCCTTCAACTGTCTGCCGGCCCTCTGCCCCTGTCTCCTCTGCCCCCGCCTCTTCTGCCCCTGTCTCCTCTGCGCCCGCCTCTTCTGCCCCTGTCTCCTCTGCGCCCGCCTCTTCTGTCCCTGTCTCCTCTGCGCCCGCCTCTTCTGCCCCTGTCTCCTCTGCGCCCGCCTCTTCTGCCCCTGTCTGCTCTGCCCCCGCCTCTTCTGTCCCTGGGTCCTATGTCCCTGGGTCCTTTGTCGCTGGCTCCTATGTCCCTGGGTCCTATGTCCCCGGCTCCTCGAGTGTTGGAGATAAGGCCCCCAATCGTAGGCCTCCCAGCCCCATGGAGGCCCTGATGGGGAGCCCGAGGCGGTACGGCTCCTCCCATCTCAGCTCAAGCGACCTATTGAAAGGCCCCAAGCCTTATCAATGA
- the LOC120828853 gene encoding uncharacterized protein LOC120828853 isoform X9, with protein MESKTPSKGPVGAGACGLQPLPEVAEPEDLSNVEGSKCQPGHPAGTKDAKEVHSLDSSPSSSESEDEGLCKKDKKKKKLKKKTKKKKKKDSSSSSSSSSSSSSSSSSSSSSSSSSSSSESDSEDDKKKKKKKQKKDEGQKECVWDDVIICSPGGQMEQPGAEGAEGVKMSQDCNSSDGEDDKKKKKKKKKKKKKKKQDKKKKKKKKDSSSSSSDCSCSDCSCSDCSCSDCEDEKKKKKKKKKKKKKKRKKKKKDSSSSSSDSSSSSSDSEDDKKKKDKKKKKKKKKKDKKKDSSCSSSSSSSDSDKDEKKKKNKNKKKKKKKKKKNDKEKKNKKHDEEQNELCGEAAPPASGECFSAGGETPGPSADGEKKKDDSADKVKKEPKEKEKCGAKAFADAIEEGHLSDDEGEGENHKKKKKKKKMLKKKKEKGSGSSSDNDDDDEEDKKKKKKKKKDSSSSSSSSDSCSSDSDEDKKKKKKKKKDSGSCSSSSSSDSEEDKKKKKKKKKKKKKKKKKKMKDKDSSSSSCSDSEEDKKKKKKKKKTKKKKKDKDSSSSSCSDSEEDKKKKKKKKTKKKKDKDSSSSSCSDSEEDKKKKKKKKTKKKKDKDSSSPSCSDTEEDKKKKKKKKKKSSCAESDDDKKKKKKKKDKKKKKKKKDCSSGSSSDSSDNDKKKKKKKRKDKKKKKDKEKDSDSSTSGDDKKKKKDKKKKKKDKKKDSKSSSSCPSDGSDKENKKDKKKKRSGSSGSETDNKKKRECSDGERGGEDPGAGRAGLPAPGGSCSTPAAAPAVPYVSLPSKPVVKMDPLRPSTVCRPSAPVSSAPASSAPVSSAPASSAPVSSAPASSVPVSSAPASSAPVSSAPASSAPVCSAPASSVPGSYVPGSFVAGSYVPGSYVPGSSSVGDKAPNRRPPSPMEALMGSPRRYGSSHLSSSDLLKGPKPYQ; from the exons ATGGAGAGCAAGACTCCGTCCAAAG GTCCTGTCGGAGCAGGTGCCTGTGGTCTGCAGCCCCTTCCTGAGGTAGCCGAGCCCGAAGACCTGAGCAATGTGGAGGGCAGCAAGTGCCAACCCGGACACCCTGCAGGGACAAAAGATGCAAAG GAGGTGCACTCATTGGACAGCTCTCCGTCTTCCTCGGAGAGCGAGGACGAGGGTCTCTGCaagaaagacaagaagaagaaaaagctgaaaaagaaaacaaagaagaagaagaagaag GATTCCagctcatcctcttcctcctcctcctcctcctcctcctcctcctcctcctcctcctcctcctcctcctccagtagCTCTTCAGAGAGTGACAGCGAG gatgacaagaagaagaagaagaaaaagcagaagaagGACGAAGGGCAGAAAGAGTGTGTTTGGGACGATGTTATCATATGTA GTCCTGGTGGCCAGATGGAGCAGCCGGGTGCAGAAGGTGCAGAAGGTGTGAAGATGAGCCAG GATTGTAACTCCTCAGATGGTGAAgatgacaagaagaagaagaagaagaagaagaagaagaagaagaagaagaagcaggacaagaagaagaagaaaaagaagaag GATtcgtcttcttcctcatctGACTGTTCCTGCTCCGACTGTTCCTGCTCCGACTGTTCCTGCTCCGACTGCGAGgacgaaaagaagaagaagaagaagaagaagaagaagaagaagaagaagaggaagaagaagaagaag GACtcaagctcctcttcctcagacaGCTCTTCATCATCCTCTGACAGCGAGgatgacaagaagaaaaaggacaagaagaagaagaagaagaagaaaaagaaagacaagaaaaag GATTCCAGCTGctcgtcttcatcttcatcttctgacAGTGATaaagatgagaagaaaaagaagaacaagaacaagaagaagaagaagaagaagaagaagaagaatgacaaggaaaagaagaacaagaaacac GATGAAGAGCAGAATGAGCTCTGCGGtgaagctgctcctccagcttctggtgAGTGTTTTTCTGCAGGTGGTGAGACTCCGGGACCAAgtgctgatggagagaaaaagaaagacgatTCTGCCGACAAG GTCAAGAAAGAGcctaaagaaaaagaaaaat GTGGAGCAAAGGCCTTCGCTGACGCTATTGAGGAAGGCCACCTGAGTGACGacgagggagaaggagagaaccacaagaagaagaagaagaagaagaagatgctgaagaagaagaaggagaag GGTTCCGGCTCATCATCAgacaatgatgatgacgacgaagaagacaagaagaagaaaaagaagaagaagaag gactcctccagctcctcctcttcgtctgaTAGTTGCTCCTCAGATAGTGatgaggacaagaagaagaagaagaagaagaagaag GATTCTGGATCCTGCTCgtcttcttcatcctctgatAGCGaagaggacaagaagaagaagaagaagaagaagaagaagaagaagaagaaaaagaagaagaagatgaaggatAAG gactcctcctcttcttcatgctCGGATAGTGaagaggacaagaagaagaagaagaagaagaagaagacgaagaagaagaagaaggataaG gactcctcctcttcttcatgctCTGATAGTGaagaggacaagaagaagaagaagaagaagaagacgaagaagaagaaggataaG gactcctcctcttcttcatgctCTGATAGTGaagaggacaagaagaagaagaagaagaagaagacgaagaagaagaaggataaG GACTCGTCCTCTCCTTCATGCTCTGATACTGaagaggacaagaagaagaagaagaagaagaagaag AAGTCCTCTTGCGCTGAGAGTGATGACGACAAG aagaagaagaagaagaagaaagataagaagaagaagaagaaaaagaag gATTGTTCCTCTGGATCGTCCAGTGATTCGAGTGATaatgacaagaagaagaagaagaagaaaaggaaagataagaagaaaaagaaagacaaggagAAG GACTCCGATTCTTCTACCAGTGGTgatgacaaaaagaagaagaaagacaagaagaagaaaaagaaggacaaAAAGAAG GACTCAAAGTCCAGTTCATCGTGTCCATCTGACGGCAGTGACAAGGAGAATaaaaaggacaagaagaagaag AGGTCTGGTTCATCAGGAAGTGAAACTGACAATAAGAAAAAGAGG GAATGCTCTGATGGCGAGCGAGGCGGCGAAGATCCCGGTGCCGGTCGGGCCGGACTTCCAGCTCCCGGTGGCAGCTGCTctacgcctgctgctgctcccgccGTCCCCTACGTGTCCCTCCCCTCCAAACCTGTTGTGAAGATGGATCCTCTGCGTCCTTCAACTGTCTGCCGGCCCTCTGCCCCTGTCTCCTCTGCCCCCGCCTCTTCTGCCCCTGTCTCCTCTGCGCCCGCCTCTTCTGCCCCTGTCTCCTCTGCGCCCGCCTCTTCTGTCCCTGTCTCCTCTGCGCCCGCCTCTTCTGCCCCTGTCTCCTCTGCGCCCGCCTCTTCTGCCCCTGTCTGCTCTGCCCCCGCCTCTTCTGTCCCTGGGTCCTATGTCCCTGGGTCCTTTGTCGCTGGCTCCTATGTCCCTGGGTCCTATGTCCCCGGCTCCTCGAGTGTTGGAGATAAGGCCCCCAATCGTAGGCCTCCCAGCCCCATGGAGGCCCTGATGGGGAGCCCGAGGCGGTACGGCTCCTCCCATCTCAGCTCAAGCGACCTATTGAAAGGCCCCAAGCCTTATCAATGA